A single Spiroplasma floricola 23-6 DNA region contains:
- a CDS encoding phospho-sugar mutase, translating into MSFNKSNEIYQEWINSTHLDESLKEELLNATDEELNAAFNIQLEFGTAGIRGILGAGPGRFNLYTIKKVTMSYAKLLISKYGEELSRGVVIGHDNRRFSKEFSQLAAEILTSFGIKAYLFKNNTMKPTPVVSYATKDLNAIGGIVITASHNPAIYNGYKIYDEFGCQLIDEDTKIIAEYMEEIQDILSWNYKSDETLLKVVPQKVLNNYKDMISNLQFYKDKPRDGFKMIYSAVNGTGTEFTPPLLRKFGYDVIEVKEHAFEDSTFKNVGNPNPEFEPAWKIPFEYGTKNQDASIIIIQDPDADRIGCAVNHNGKWIRIDGNQTGPLLIEWKLSQMKKFNLTPLNPAMYSSFVTSDLGDRIANETYGVKVIKTLTGFKWMGSEILKEPERDLNFVFAYEESYGYVLDSSTRDKDGIQATIMLVEAAWYYKQQGKTLIDVLNDLYTKYGYYYTYTENLNFKPEEIKSKVEPIMKKLREEEFTTLGGLELSYVEDYINGLFNMPGQNLMKFYFSDGSWFAVRPSGTEPKVKIYFICVDKDEKVAKNKYDLIFKDLKEFLEI; encoded by the coding sequence ATGAGTTTTAATAAAAGTAATGAAATATATCAAGAATGAATTAATTCTACACACCTAGATGAAAGTTTAAAAGAAGAACTTTTAAATGCAACTGATGAAGAATTAAATGCTGCATTTAATATTCAATTAGAATTTGGTACTGCTGGAATAAGAGGTATACTTGGAGCAGGACCTGGAAGATTTAATTTATATACAATTAAAAAAGTAACTATGAGTTATGCAAAACTTTTAATATCAAAATATGGAGAAGAATTATCAAGAGGAGTTGTTATTGGTCATGACAATAGAAGATTTTCAAAAGAATTTTCACAATTGGCAGCTGAAATTTTAACAAGTTTTGGTATTAAAGCTTATCTATTTAAAAATAATACAATGAAACCAACTCCAGTTGTTTCTTATGCTACAAAAGATTTAAATGCAATAGGAGGAATTGTAATAACTGCAAGTCATAATCCAGCAATTTATAATGGTTATAAAATTTATGATGAGTTTGGATGCCAATTAATTGATGAAGATACAAAAATTATTGCTGAATATATGGAAGAAATTCAAGATATATTAAGTTGAAATTATAAAAGTGATGAAACACTTCTTAAAGTAGTTCCTCAAAAAGTTTTAAACAATTATAAGGATATGATTTCAAATTTACAATTTTATAAAGATAAGCCAAGAGATGGATTTAAAATGATTTACTCTGCTGTTAATGGAACAGGAACAGAATTTACACCTCCTTTATTAAGAAAATTTGGCTATGATGTAATTGAAGTAAAAGAACATGCATTTGAAGACTCTACATTTAAAAATGTTGGTAATCCAAATCCCGAATTTGAGCCAGCATGAAAAATACCATTTGAATATGGAACTAAAAATCAAGATGCATCAATTATTATAATTCAAGATCCAGATGCTGATAGAATTGGTTGTGCTGTTAATCACAATGGAAAGTGAATTAGAATTGATGGAAATCAAACAGGCCCTTTATTGATAGAGTGAAAATTAAGTCAAATGAAAAAATTTAACTTAACTCCATTAAATCCTGCAATGTATTCAAGTTTTGTTACAAGTGACTTAGGGGATAGAATTGCAAACGAAACTTATGGAGTAAAGGTAATTAAAACTTTAACAGGATTTAAATGAATGGGTTCAGAAATTTTAAAAGAGCCTGAAAGAGATTTAAATTTTGTATTTGCATATGAAGAAAGTTATGGTTATGTTTTAGATTCATCAACAAGAGATAAAGATGGTATTCAAGCAACAATAATGTTAGTTGAAGCTGCATGATATTATAAACAACAAGGTAAAACATTAATTGATGTTTTAAATGATCTATATACAAAATATGGTTATTATTACACATATACAGAAAATTTAAATTTTAAACCAGAAGAAATAAAATCTAAAGTAGAGCCAATTATGAAAAAGCTTAGAGAAGAGGAATTTACAACGCTAGGTGGATTAGAATTGAGTTATGTAGAAGATTATATTAATGGTCTGTTCAATATGCCAGGTCAAAACTTAATGAAATTTTACTTCAGTGATGGAAGTTGATTTGCAGTAAGACCTTCAGGAACTGAACCAAAAGTTAAGATCTATTTTATTTGTGTTGATAAAGATGAAAAAGTAGCTAAAAATAAATATGACTTAATATTTAAAGATTTAAAAGAGTTTTTAGAAATTTAA
- a CDS encoding lipoprotein: MKKILSILAAVSITGTTSSLVVACSEPETVLKTIEFDKEQDNEIKEFDTLTIKVKNRSKLTGLSITTSGNITATLGGKNNDEISVKAGKYQEPSKNEGNKIDNSKNEASLTLTAKNAYTEIINFTIAKNDEAYKEIKLSEYNPEFKVGEEKEIIIDNYSELVNFKVTANSTKNIAYKLVNNKLKFKAKSEGSISLILSANNAKESKTIELKSTK, translated from the coding sequence ATGAAAAAAATATTATCTATTTTAGCAGCTGTTAGTATAACTGGAACAACTTCTAGTTTAGTTGTTGCTTGTTCTGAACCAGAAACTGTATTAAAAACTATTGAATTTGATAAAGAACAAGATAACGAAATAAAAGAATTTGATACTTTAACAATAAAAGTTAAAAATAGAAGTAAATTAACTGGTTTATCTATTACTACATCTGGAAATATTACAGCAACTCTTGGTGGAAAAAATAATGATGAAATTAGTGTTAAAGCTGGAAAATATCAAGAACCTTCAAAAAATGAAGGTAATAAAATTGATAATTCAAAAAATGAAGCGTCTTTAACATTAACAGCTAAAAATGCATATACAGAAATTATTAATTTTACAATTGCAAAAAATGATGAAGCTTATAAAGAAATTAAACTTTCTGAATATAACCCTGAATTCAAAGTTGGAGAAGAAAAAGAAATTATTATAGATAATTATTCAGAATTAGTAAATTTCAAAGTTACAGCTAATAGTACTAAAAACATTGCTTATAAACTAGTTAATAATAAGCTTAAGTTTAAAGCAAAGTCAGAGGGATCAATAAGCTTAATACTATCTGCAAATAATGCTAAGGAATCAAAAACCATTGAATTAAAATCAACAAAATAA
- a CDS encoding dicarboxylate/amino acid:cation symporter, producing MLFLAEDQGHNLLRDFLAISTWQSLVSITLFISLQVGLWFFLKKYKFAFMYRVILGMGIGLLFGIILQSIIGFPNSDSFEEISKPWNELYWIYELNIWASFFKNIFINGVYLLTVPIVFIAIFKITSKPGETGLGRITAKGIALLLFNVAVMFTVTFFIGILLKVGQGFNLASDNSVSGRDNVPLPQIIWEYIPNNIVGTLAKNSIIPVMVVGALAGGSVKILSKRKQVEMEAIRKAMNTGWDVMMSILMTFMKIMPLAVMSMITVSITSRPIGSLVTIGKVIGVGYLGVVIALGLLTLEVFLSGVKIGAWWKKAWRPLVQGFSTQSSNASLPIAMETLTEDMKINGKAANTIQPISTTMGLIACAGVQSGLATSILWTGDTAGVVQGMGLFTFFIIALFVTVVASLGIAGVPGTATVVTVGVLGGMGFGGFAGSVLAVIAPLDGLFDMGRTGANVVGGVATATIVAKSEGLIEEDSDLLNEKGLQTQRRILAKHKAKDDYIQSINSIRSIASKELKNKELSSDNKNKISIKLKEDIKEQQEKYKLAIKSLKEEKNKSKEAKK from the coding sequence ATGTTATTCTTGGCTGAAGATCAAGGACATAACTTGCTAAGAGATTTTTTGGCAATTAGTACATGACAATCACTTGTATCGATAACTTTGTTTATTTCATTACAAGTGGGTTTATGATTTTTTTTAAAAAAATATAAATTTGCTTTCATGTATAGAGTTATTTTAGGTATGGGAATTGGTTTATTATTCGGTATAATTTTACAATCTATTATAGGTTTTCCAAATTCAGATTCATTTGAAGAAATATCAAAACCTTGAAATGAACTATATTGAATATATGAACTAAATATTTGAGCATCATTCTTTAAAAATATATTTATTAATGGAGTTTACTTATTAACTGTACCTATTGTATTCATAGCAATTTTTAAAATTACTTCTAAACCTGGAGAAACAGGATTAGGAAGAATTACAGCAAAAGGAATTGCTTTATTATTATTTAATGTCGCTGTAATGTTTACAGTAACATTTTTTATTGGAATATTACTAAAAGTTGGGCAAGGATTTAATTTAGCTTCGGACAACTCAGTGTCTGGAAGAGATAATGTGCCATTACCTCAAATTATTTGAGAGTATATTCCAAACAATATTGTTGGAACATTAGCTAAAAACTCAATTATTCCTGTAATGGTTGTAGGTGCTTTAGCTGGTGGAAGTGTAAAAATTTTGTCAAAAAGAAAACAAGTTGAAATGGAAGCTATTAGAAAAGCTATGAATACAGGATGAGATGTAATGATGTCAATCCTAATGACATTTATGAAAATAATGCCATTGGCTGTAATGTCTATGATTACTGTTTCAATTACTTCAAGACCAATTGGTTCATTAGTTACAATTGGAAAAGTAATTGGTGTTGGATATTTAGGAGTAGTTATTGCTCTAGGTCTGTTAACACTAGAAGTTTTCTTAAGTGGAGTAAAAATAGGAGCTTGATGAAAAAAAGCATGAAGACCTTTAGTTCAAGGTTTTTCAACGCAGTCTTCAAATGCTTCATTGCCAATTGCGATGGAAACATTAACAGAAGATATGAAAATTAATGGAAAAGCAGCAAATACTATTCAACCAATATCTACAACAATGGGATTGATAGCTTGTGCTGGTGTACAATCTGGATTAGCAACAAGTATTTTATGAACTGGAGATACAGCTGGAGTAGTACAAGGAATGGGATTATTTACATTCTTTATTATTGCTTTATTTGTAACTGTTGTTGCTTCACTTGGAATTGCAGGAGTTCCTGGAACTGCTACTGTTGTTACAGTTGGAGTTTTAGGTGGAATGGGATTTGGAGGATTTGCAGGAAGTGTTCTTGCAGTTATTGCACCTTTAGATGGACTATTTGATATGGGAAGAACTGGTGCAAATGTTGTTGGAGGAGTTGCCACAGCAACAATTGTGGCTAAATCTGAAGGATTAATAGAAGAAGACTCTGATTTGTTAAATGAAAAGGGATTACAAACTCAAAGAAGAATTCTTGCAAAACATAAAGCAAAAGATGATTACATTCAATCAATTAATTCTATTAGATCTATTGCTTCAAAAGAACTCAAAAATAAGGAATTATCTTCTGACAATAAAAACAAAATATCTATCAAATTAAAAGAAGATATTAAAGAACAACAGGAAAAATATAAATTAGCAATAAAATCATTAAAAGAAGAAAAAAATAAATCTAAGGAGGCTAAAAAATAA
- a CDS encoding CoA-disulfide reductase, translating into MKTIIIGGSATGMGVAAKLKRNDPNCEIVVIQDKNYVSLGACGLPYFVVNNFDDENNLIARTKEQFEKQGIKIISNSKVKTVNFKEKKVFFNNEFENYDNLVIAVGAKPIVPNIKGVEGENVFTLTTLEDGIMLKEKMNKDEKIKKVAIIGAGFIGLEMTETLYELKKEVYLLEMESKVMKRTFDEEISNLIQEKLEEKKINNLFGEQLVEIKLENNKVNSILLKSGKEIKVDAVLLSVGFQPNTEFLKDSELKMNERGAIIVNTKGETNIENVYSSGDCAISKNFINNQDIYSPLATVASKFAKIIADNISGKEKYYFGSIQSAILRLFDLEIARTGLTEQMAIANKINVKSVFIKDKDHTNYTPNQKDLYLKLIINGDTKEIIGAQMAGSNNSILRIYALSALIWQKAKVDDALEQIDLPYAPPFSRSVDIIHIALSKLNK; encoded by the coding sequence ATGAAAACAATAATTATTGGAGGTAGTGCAACTGGAATGGGTGTAGCTGCTAAATTAAAAAGAAATGATCCTAATTGTGAAATAGTAGTTATACAAGATAAAAATTATGTATCTCTTGGAGCATGTGGACTTCCATATTTTGTAGTAAATAATTTTGATGATGAAAATAATTTAATTGCAAGAACAAAAGAACAATTTGAAAAACAAGGTATTAAAATAATTTCAAATTCAAAAGTAAAAACTGTAAATTTTAAAGAGAAAAAAGTTTTTTTCAATAATGAATTTGAAAACTATGACAATTTAGTTATAGCAGTTGGAGCAAAACCTATAGTGCCAAATATTAAGGGTGTTGAAGGAGAAAATGTCTTTACTCTTACAACATTAGAAGATGGAATAATGTTGAAGGAAAAGATGAATAAGGATGAAAAGATAAAGAAAGTTGCTATCATAGGAGCTGGTTTTATTGGTTTAGAAATGACAGAAACTCTTTATGAACTAAAAAAAGAAGTATATTTATTGGAAATGGAATCAAAAGTTATGAAAAGAACTTTTGATGAAGAAATATCTAATTTAATTCAAGAAAAGTTAGAAGAAAAAAAGATTAATAATTTATTTGGAGAACAATTAGTAGAAATTAAGCTAGAAAATAATAAAGTTAATTCAATTTTATTAAAAAGTGGTAAAGAAATTAAAGTGGATGCAGTTTTACTTTCTGTTGGATTTCAACCTAATACAGAATTTTTAAAAGATAGTGAATTAAAAATGAATGAAAGAGGAGCAATAATTGTAAACACAAAAGGTGAAACAAATATTGAAAACGTTTATTCTTCAGGAGACTGTGCTATTTCTAAAAATTTTATTAACAATCAAGATATTTATTCACCATTAGCAACAGTTGCTAGTAAGTTTGCAAAAATTATTGCAGATAATATTTCTGGAAAAGAAAAATATTATTTTGGTTCAATTCAAAGTGCAATTTTAAGATTATTTGATCTTGAAATTGCAAGAACAGGTTTAACTGAACAAATGGCAATAGCAAATAAAATAAATGTTAAATCAGTATTCATTAAAGATAAAGACCACACAAATTACACACCAAATCAAAAAGATTTATATCTGAAATTGATTATAAATGGTGATACAAAAGAAATCATAGGAGCTCAAATGGCGGGAAGTAATAACTCTATTTTAAGAATTTATGCTCTATCAGCTTTAATTTGACAAAAAGCTAAAGTAGATGATGCTTTAGAGCAAATTGATTTACCATATGCACCACCATTTTCAAGAAGTGTGGATATTATTCACATTGCTTTATCAAAATTAAATAAATAA